DNA sequence from the Numenius arquata chromosome 13, bNumArq3.hap1.1, whole genome shotgun sequence genome:
ctctttctttaaGGAAATGGGAAACTTTCTACATCTCTCTTCAAGCACTTCCAAAAACTAAGAATAATTTTGGGCTTCTGCTGTTAAAATCCCTGAGCTGAGAAGCTGGAAATTGAATTGTCACTCTCTTGCTGCTGAGGTGTCTGCCTGGCTGAGCACGAGTCAATGGCTCCTGTTTGTCTCCGGTTCCCTCTGGCAGCCCTGGGACCTCCCTGCTGCAGCATGTGCTGCTTCACAAGAAAGCACGGGAAAGGAagtttttccatgtgttttttttttttctccccagtgaaGCTGGGAGCTGAATTCCCTTTTTTGTGGGACAGGCTGTTGTCCCCAGCACCTAGCTCACCCTTGTCCCCAGCCTGGGAGGGCACTGCTAGTGGAGCTGTGTAGCACTGCAATGTCCCAGCCCAGGGTGGGGAGCagtgtgggggtgtccctgctccaCGTGCTTCTCATCTGAGTCTCGGTTTGGGttgcaggagctggaggccatcaaaGCCAGAGTGcgggagatggagaaggaagatgagaggctgaaggagctgcagTTGGAAGCTGAAAGCCGCCTCATCATGAGCTCAGAGGGAGGTATGGGCTGTCCCTGGGTGCTGGAGTCCGTCACCCCTCCTACCCAGGGACGCCTCTGAGGCACAGCATGGTGATCAGAGTCAGAACACACTGCTCTGTCTCTCCTGGTAGCCTGGGACTGGACACCTAAGGTGGAGACCCAGGCGTGGCATGGTGCTAAGGTTATGTCCAACCCCTACCTTTGCAGGACAAGatgcagtaaattaaattaaattcagttaAGTAATTGAGTTTGGCACCAACAGGCCCCGTAAAGCAGTCAccctgtgggtttctttttttgtgtggagagagagagaggggacaaaggggatggaggaggtggtggcagcagTGTGGGGTTTTGGGCATGCCTGGACGTGACCAGGGACCCAAGGAGTTTTGCAGTGTGTCAACTCATTGGTGGCTGGGAGCAGACCTGCACAGTCAGATGTCTCTCTGCCAGAGGGCTCCTCTGTCCAGCACAACCCCTTGTCTCTGCAGGTCTTTTCCCAAAGACAACCGAGGAGAAGAAGGAGGTTGACCAGCGATCCATCTATGTGGGCAATGTAAGCAGGAGACCCTGGAGCAGAGCCCACCTCGCTGCTCCTTCCCTAGCTGGACATATGTTCGAGATCCCTAGCATGGGGGCCTGTCTGCCCCCCACCGAAGGCTGGCTGGTCCCATCCCAAATGCTTCTCCTCTGCCCAGCCCAGACTGGGAATGTGGCTCAGCATCTGCCTGTGATTCTCAGCTACTTGCAGATAATCTGTTGCATGTGTCAGCTCTCCAAAATACCCCTCTGGAAGCTGCAGGTTGTGCAATGCTGCTTGTTCCCTCAAAGCAGTGGGGGGCTGTCTCTTGGATTTGGGTTTCCAGGCTGGAGCATTCAGCTGGAAGGGTGTCCTGAACCTCAGGAGATGGTGAGGCTGTGGTGGCAAGGTGTGAGTAGGGCCAACCAGGCCCTTGTCCCCCATGATGATGTGTGAATGCAGACCTGTGAGCTGGAGGAAActggctggtggtgctggagggGCTGGGACTGTCTTTGCAGGTGGATTACGGGGGCACAGCAGAAGAGCTGGAGTCTCACTTCAACAGCTGTGGGCAGATCAACCGAGTGACCATCCTTTGTGACAAGTTCTCAGGGCATCCCAAAGGGTCAGTGCTGTGTGTGGGAGCTGGGGTTGGGGTGTTGAGGGTGCTGTCCTGTGCTCCCCAGCCTTTGGGAGCGGTGGGATGTCCCTGGAGCTCTGCTTACCCTGTCCCCTTGCAGGTATGCCTACATTGAGTTTGAAGAGAAAAGCTCCGTGAAGGCTGCGGTGGAGCTGGATGAGAGCATGTTCAGAGGCCGTGCCATTAAGGTAAGAGCTGGATGAGGCCCCAGGATGGTGTATCCATCCCTCCCAGCCCTACGTGCATGGGTCTGTGCCAAACCCCAGCACCGGCTGAGCCACCCCCTGCCTTCCAGGTGCTGCCCAAGAGGACCAACATGCCGGGCATCAGCACCACTGACCGTGGGGGCTACCGGGGCCGCTTCCAAGCCCGGGGAGGGCTGGCCCAGCGGGGAGGCTACTATGGAGGGCAGCATCTAAGGGTGCGAGGGAGGACATACAGGTGAGCGGGTAGGGGAGTTCCTTGCCTATTTGGGTCAAGATCCCTGTGGAGCGGAGTGTCCCCAGGATGAGGATAGCTGCTCTGTGCCCTGGCCATGCTCATCTGCTTGGCTTTGCACCTCCCACCCAGGAGAGGATGGaggagggctgcagcaggagtATCCTTCTGGAGATGTGTGCTAGAAATGTCTCCTGCCCATCGTGTGCTGTTAGCATCACCCCGCAAGCCTGTGGGGTTGGCAAGAGCCTGGCGGTCGGTCTGGCTGGGATACGGGCGCCTCAGGGGGACTGTGGGCAGCCGGGAGGGAGTAGGATGAAGTGAGCAGCCGGTGATGGCATGGCGGACCCATCCCTGCTGCTTGTTCCAGCATCCTTTGCATCTCCAGCACAGGCCTGGAGCTATTTTCTAGCACACCTCCCGCTGCTCGTGCGTCTGTGAGCTCACTGCGGATTAGCTTCAATGATGCCCCAGACCCTTCAGCGTTGTGGGAGGAAGCAGAAGAGGAGCTTTGGGGGTGGAAGAAACAGCTGGAAACTCGCTGCTGTCCCCTTGTCCCTCTAGGGGTTTGGAGGGTGTTGGGTGGGCATCGCACTCCCAGCCTGACCGGTCTCAGAGCTGTGCTTGGCTCTGGGgctcccctgtcttttgggggTTCAGTCTGGCTtagctggggcagaggggtgaATCCCAGCTCCtggtggggtggaggagcaggTAGCTGTGCTTTTAGGCACAGCTGACATCTTGGCTGAGCAATGCCCCAGTGCTTTagaatactgtttttcttcttgtttaggGGTCGGGCAAGGCTGCTGCCTTGGTATTTTCCCTACTAGAAAGGACTGAACTGACCTGGTGATGCTGATAGGACTGAAAtgaggagatgggagagattggaGAGATTTAAGAATATGCCAAGccaaaaaagattaattttgaaaTGCTATCTGCCTGACCATGAGGATTACtgctgaggcaggaggagggaacacTGGATCTGCTGCACCTGCACATCAGCTGGATCCCTACCAGCATCCCAGGAGAGGCTCATCTTAACTTTGCTTGGGAGATGGCGCTTTCATTGAGAAGTCTCATTCCAGAGAACACCCCATCCTGGGAAGAGCTCTCCCAGACCATCAGTCTCATCCTCATCCCATAGAAAAGGGCTGTACTGGAGGGTTTGCAGTAATTCTGGTTTGGCTTTTAGCTGTCTAAATGCCCTCCACCCCACTGCGAGGGCGGACCTGTCCTGCTCAGCCTGTGAAGCACTCTCAGCTTTGCTGGCTGTTTCTACAGGGGCTGGATGCTGCTTTCTCCTGCCCATAAGATCCTAAATACCTTTCCAAAGactcttttcttctctaaatcAGTGGACAAAGTCTTGGGTTATAGCTCTAGACCTGAGTGCTGGGGAGCTCTTCCTTTATTCCACCAGCCTTGTGGATTTCTGACCTTGCTCTTGGGAAGATGATGGAGCCTAACGATGTGTCTTGGGTCTGATTTTTAGCTCGCTGCTGCTGTTCTACATCTAGTAACTAGGGAAGGGAAAAGGCATCCTTTGCTGTTTCTCTGGAAGCCTCTGTATCTCCGTGGTGGTTAAAACAAGACCTGGGTGTCACAAAAcccttctctgcttttatttccgAAATCAACaattccctctttccccccaccccgctccTGCTTTTATTCTGAAGCTAAAGGGATCAAAGTGTGCTGCTAAAGCATTGTTTCACTTCAtttctagcagcagcagcagtattaCAAAATCACCTCCACTGTTGCAAGTTTGGTCTGACCTTCCTCTTTACTCCTGTCTCTATTCCTGCTGCCCATCCCCGTTTGGGGATGGTGTGAGCCCAGCCGAACGAGAGGGTTGGGACTGAAGCACACCACAGGAGCTGGGCACCAGGGAACCAGCACTGCCTGGCACTTTCCCGTTCCTGCTGATCTGGTGTTTATGAGCTCTGAAACCGCtcgtttttaaaaggaaaactttgtGTTAAGAGAGGCAGGATGCAGACACCAGCAGACAGCGCTACTGTGTGAAGTTCTGCATTGGAATCGGTTTTATTATGTAATTCTCGCGCTAATCTTTCAGGATCCTTGGTTAGGATTCGTCTAACCCAGATGCAACAGATGCGACTGACTCCTAAAGCAGCTTTTCACAGCTCAGGGGGCATTGCCAGGctaaaaatcccactgatttttttttttttttttttccttcttaagatCTCAggattgctttttaaagcttGGGGCCTTAACTCTTCATGTTgtgttgatttttcacttttcccagcatggACTGTGCTGCCGAGGCCAGCCTTGATCCAAGCTACCTTTAGGCTTAGACTCTAAAACTGGCTTTTTCTAGGGCTTTAAACTTTAGGTT
Encoded proteins:
- the PABPN1L gene encoding embryonic polyadenylate-binding protein 2, with the translated sequence MFGGRASPLFLGTSGIWWQDTPSLAAVEASWDVAEMAALRKAADDDSDLSHLEGDSAEELAVPDPELEAIKARVREMEKEDERLKELQLEAESRLIMSSEGGLFPKTTEEKKEVDQRSIYVGNVDYGGTAEELESHFNSCGQINRVTILCDKFSGHPKGYAYIEFEEKSSVKAAVELDESMFRGRAIKVLPKRTNMPGISTTDRGGYRGRFQARGGLAQRGGYYGGQHLRVRGRTYRGRARLLPWYFPY